The window AGATCGAGTCCGTCGCCCCGCAGCCCGGTGAGGACGACGAGCTGGCCGACCGCGCCGAGCGACTGACCAACCTGGAGGAGCTGCGGCTCGCCGCCTCCGCCGCCCGCGAGCTGCTGAGCGCCGAGGAGTCGGAGGGGATGGATGCGCTGGGCCTGCTCGACAACGCGCGTCGCCAGCTCGAGCGCGTCGCGCCGCACGACAGCGCCCTGCAGCCGCTGGCGGAGTCCGTGGCCGAGGCGAACTACCTGATCTCGGACATCGCCGCCCAGCTGTCCACCTACCTGGCCGCGCTCGACGCGGACGGCGCGCAGGAGCTCGACGTCGTGCAGGCGCGCCGCTCCGAGCTCGCCGGCCTGGTGCGCAGGTACGGCCCGACGCTCGACGACGTGATCCGCACGCTCGAGACCGGCAGCCTCCGCCTGCTCGAGCTCGACGGCGACGCCGACCGGATCGGTGAGCTGACCCGCGAGGTCGAGGACGACGCCGCCCTGGTGGCGGAGCTGGCGGCTGATCTGAGCGCTCAGCGGACGGCGGCCGCGGTCCGGCTCTCCGAGGCGGTCAGCGACGAGCTGTCGGCCCTCGCGATGCCGGATGCGCGCATCGTCGTGGAGGTGTCGCAGCGCGACCCGGAGGACCTCGGCACGTACAGCGCGACGGGACGCGACCAGGTCGCCATCCTGCTGCAGCCGCATCCGGGGGCCGAGCCGCGTGCGCTCGGCAAGGGCGCCTCCGGCGGCGAGCTGTCGCGGGTGATGCTCGCGATCGAGGTCGTGATCGCCGGCAGCGACCCGGTGCCGACGTTCATCTTCGACGAGGTGGATGCGGGCGTCGGCGGCGCCTCCGCCATCGAGATCGGGCGGCGGCTCGCCCGGCTCGCCGAGTCGGCGCAGGTGATCGTCGTGACGCACCTCGCCCAGGTCGCCGCCTTCGCGAACAACCACCTCACGGTCGTCAAGGGCAGCGACGGCGCGGTCACCGCCTCCAGCGTCCGCCGTCTGGACGGCGACGAGCGGATCGCCGAGATGGCGCGGCTGCTCTCCGGCCTCCCCGACTCCGAGAGCGGGCTCGCCCACGCCCGCGAACTGGTCGAGATGGCGTCCGCCGCGCGACGCTGACCGGCCGTGGCGCGCGGGACGCGCATCCACAGGTGATAAGCTGAGAGCCCGTGGTGGATTATTCAGACGCGGGCCCTTCAAACGGCAAAAGTTCAACTAACGGCACTACCAAGCACATCTTCGTGACGGGTGGTGTCGTTTCTTCGTTGGGGAAGGGTCTCACAGCCGCCTCCCTCGGCAACCTCCTGACGGCCCGCGGTCTGCGGGTGGTCATGCAGAAGCTCGACCCCTACCTCAATGTGGACCCGGGGACGATGAACCCGTTCCAGCACGGCGAGGTCTTCGTGACCGACGACGGCGCCGAGACCGACCTCGACATCGGCCACTACGAGCGCTTCCTCGACATCAACCTCGGCCAGTCCGCCAACGTCACCACCGGCCAGATCTACTCGAACGTCATCGCCAAGGAGCGCCGCGGCGAGTACCTGGGCGACACCGTGCAGGTCATCCCGCACATCACCGACGAGATCAAGCGCCGGATGCGGCTGCAGGCGCAGCCCGGCCCGGACGGCGAGCCCGCACCCGACGTGATCATCACCGAGATCGGCGGCACGGTCGGCGACATCGAGTCGCAGCCGTTCATCGAGTCGGCGCGCCAGGTGCGCCACGAGCTGGGGCGCAAGAACTGCTTCTTCGTGCACGTCTCGCTCGTGCCGTTCATGAACGCCTCGGGCGAGCAGAAGACCAAGCCGACGCAGCACTCGGTCGCCGCGCTCCGCTCCATCGGCATCCAGCCGGACGCGCTGGTGCTGCGCAGCGACCGACCGGTCTCCGAGGGCAACAAGCGCAAGATCGCGCTGATGTGCGACGTGGACGAGCAGGCCGTCGTGAACGCGGTCGACGTCCCGAGCATCTACGACATCCCGACCATGCTGCACGAGCAGGGCCTCGACGCCTACATCATCGACCAGCTCGGCCTCGACAAGGCGAACGACGTCGACTGGGACGGCTGGGCGCGGCTCCTCGAGTCGGTGCACGACCCCAAGCACGAGGTGACGATCGGCCTGGTCGGCAAGTACATCGACCTGCCCGACGCGTACCTCTCCGTCACGGAGGCGCTGCGCGCGGGAGGCTTCGCGCACCGCACGAAGGTGAAGCTCAAGTGGATCCCGTCGGACGAGTGCCAGACGCCGGAAGGCGCCGCCGCGCAGCTGTCCGACGTCGACGCGATCTGCGTCCCGGGCGGATTCGGCGTGCGCGGCATCGAGGGCAAGGTGGGCGCCCTCCGCTTCGCCCGTGAGAACGGCATCCCCGCGCTCGGCCTGTGCCTGGGCCTGCAGTGCATGGTCATCGAGTACGCGCGGCACGAGGCCGGCCTCGCCGGCGCGTCGTCGTCGGAGTTCGACCCGGAGACCGAGTTCCCGGTGATCGCGACCATGGCGGAGCAGGTGGACATCATCGCGGGCGGCGACCTGGGCGGCACCATGCGCCTCGGGCTCTACCCCGCGACCCTCGCCGAGGGCTCGCTGGTCGCGGAACTGTACGGCGCGGACGAGGCGTCCGAGCGCCACCGCCACCGCTACGAGGTGAACAACAACTACCGCGAGCAGATCGCCGACGCCGGCCTCTGGTTCTCGGGCACCTCGCCCGACGGCCACCTGGTCGAGTACGTGGAGCTGCCGCGCGACGTGCACCCGTTCTACGTGGGCACCCAGGCGCACCCGGAGCTGCGCTCGCGCCCGAACCGCGCGCACCCGCTGTTCGCGGGCCTGGTCGGCGCGGCGCTCGACCGCCAGAAGGCGAGCCTGCTGTTCGAGGTCGCCGAGGCGGACGCCGAGATGGTGGCGGAGGCCTGATGGCCGACGCGCCCGGCGCCGACCTGAACGACCAGCCGTTCCGTCCCGAGATCGTGCGGTCGGAGACCGCCTTCGAGGGCAAGATCTGGAACGTGCGGCGCGACGTCTTCCGCTACAACGGCGAGGAGATCACGCGCGAGTACGTCGACCACACCGGCGCCGTCGGCATCCTCGCGATGGGCGACGACGGTCAGGTGCTGCTCATCCGGCAGTACCGGCACCCGGTGCGCCACCGCGACTGGGAGATCCCGGCCGGGCTGCTCGACCAGCACGCCGAGGACCCGCTGACGGCGGCCCAGCGCGAGCTGAGCGAGGAGGCCGACCTCGAGGCCGACGAGTGGAACGTGCTCGCCGACGTCTTCACCAGCCCGGGCGGCAACGACGAGGCCATCCGGATCTACCTCGCCCGCGGCATCCGCTCGACCGGCTCCGCGTTCGCCCGCGAGGCGGAGGAGGCCGACATCGAGGTGCGCTGGGTCCCGCTCGACGAGGCGGTCGAGGCCGTGCTGCAGCGGCGCGTGCACAACGCGCCGCTCATCATCGCGCTGCTCGCGGCGCGCACCGCGCGGGAGCAGGACTGGAGCACGCTCGGCGCCGCCACCGAGCCCTGGCCGAGCCATCCCAAGCTGAGCAGATGACCGTCGCGGCCGATGTCGACGGGTTCCTCCGGCACGTCGCCATCGAGCGCGGGCTCTCGGCGAACACCGTCGCCGCCTACCGCCGCGACCTCGCGGTGTACGCGGCGTGGCTGGACCAGGAGGGCATCGGCGACGTGCGGCAGGTGACGCCCGCCACCCTGTCCGCTTTCGCCGTGCACCTCGGGACGCGCGAGGAGTCGCCGCTCACCGCATCCTCTCTGGCCCGGATGCTGTCGACGGTGCGGGGCTTCCACCGGTTCCTGCTCGACGAGGGCCGGGTCGAGGTGGATGCGTCCCGCGACCTCCGCCCGCCGAAGCTCCCCAGCCGGCTGCCCAAGGCGATCTCGGTGGAGCAGGTCTCGGCGCTGCTGGCGGCGACGGACGGCGACGATGTCGCCGCGCTGCGCGACAAGGCGCTGCTCGAGCTGATGTACGCCACCGGCGCTCGCGTCAGCGAGGCCGTGAACCTCAACGTGGACGACGTGATCGACTCCGACATCGTTCGCCTCACCGGCAAGGGCAGCAAGCAGCGGATCGTGCCGCTCGGCAGCTACGCGCAGGAGGCCGTGTCCGCCTACCTCGTGCGAGCACGGCCGGTGCTGTCGGCGAAGGGGAAGGCCACACCCGCCCTCTTCCTCGGGATGCGCGGGGCGCGGCTCTCGCGCCAGAACGTCTGGCTCATCATCCGCGCAGCCGCCGAGCGGGCGAAGCTCGACGTCGAGATCTCGCCGCACACGCTGCGGCACTCCTTCGCCACGCATCTGCTGGCCGGCGGGGCAGACGTGCGCGTGGTGCAGGAGCTGCTGGGCCACTCGTCGGTCGCGACGACGCAGATCTACACGCTGGTCACCGCCGACACCCTGCGCGACGTCTACGCGACCTCCCACCCCCGCGCCCGGTGAGTCTGCTGCCGTTCGTCACGTCTGCGGCTGCGCGAACACCCGCAGACGTGACGGAACGCGGCAGTCAGTCGCTCGGCAGCGCGCGGTGGGTGCGCCGCGGTGCGCGGCGGCGCAGCCAGACGTAGACCGAGCGCGCGTCTCCGCCGGCGCGGCGTGTGGCGGTGAAGCCGAGCTTCCGCAGCACGCCGAACGACGGGGCGTTCCAGGTTGCCACGGTCGCCCAGAGGATCGGGAAGCCGGCGTCGAACGCCGCATCCACCACCGCCGACGCCGCCTCGGTCGCGTAGCCGCCGCCGACGTGCGCGCGGAGCAGCTCGTAGGCCAGCTCGGGCTGGGCGGCGCTGGCCCGGCCGACGACCAGCCCGCAGTAGCCGACGGCCTCGCCGGTCTCCTGGAGCTCGATCGTGTAGAGCCCGAAGCCCTGTTCGTCGAAGCGGCGGCGCTGAGCATCCAGCCGCTCCCGCTCCTCCTCGAGCGATCCCGGCGCGCGGCCGAGGGGATGCTCGGCGAGCAGCGCGAGGTTCCATTCGGCGTCGCGCCCCTCGCGCGGGCGCAGACGCAGGCGCGGGGTCTCGAGGGCGGACGGCATCGGCTGCACGCGGCCAGCGTACCGAACCGCCGGGCGCACGCCCCGCAAGCGGGGCACGGCGCGGATAGACTGTCCCCTTGAAAGACCGCCCACGAGAGGGACGAGGAACACCCAGGTGACGCGCAACGACGAGGTCGAGACCCAGCTTCCGGGCATGGATGCCGCATCCATCGCCGTGAAGCCCGGCCCCACCGGTCGCCCCCAGCGCGCGTTCCCGGTGCCCGCCCCGCTGGCGCAGCACGGACCGGCGAAGATCATCGCCCTCTGCAACCAGAAGGGCGGCGTCGGCAAGACGACGACGAGCATCAACCTCGGCGCGTCGCTCGCCGAGTACGGCCGCCGCGTCCTCGCGGTCGACTTCGACCCGCAGGGCGCCCTCTCCGCCGGGCTCGGCGCGCGCACGCACGACGCCACGACGATCTACGACCTGCTGCTGAACCGCCACGCGGACGTGCAGGAGGCCATCCAGTCCACGTCGACGCCCGGCCTCGACATCATCCCGGCCAACATCGACCTCTCCGCGGCCGAGGTGCACCTTGTCAACGAGGTCGCGCGCGAGCAGATCCTCGCCGGCGTGCTGCGCAAGGTCGCGAACGACTACGACGTCATCCTGGTCGACTGCCAGCCGTCGCTGGGCATCCTGACCGTCAACGCGCTGACCGCGAGCCACGGCGTCCTCATCCCGCTGGAGTGCGAGTACTTCGCACTGCGCGGCGTCGCCCTGCTGATCGAGACCATCGACAAGGTGCGCGAGCGCCTCAACCCGGCGATCGAGCTGGATGGCATCCTGGCCACCATGTACGACTCCCGCACGCTGCACTCGCGCGAGGTGCTGGAGCGCGTCGTCGACGCCTTCGGCGACCGCGTGCTCGAGACCGTTATCTCGCGCACGGTGAAGTTCCCGGACGCGTCGGTCGCGGCCACCCCGATCACGCAGTTCGCGCCCGAGCACCAGGCGGCGGAGGCGTACCGCCAGCTGGCGCGGGAACTGGTGTTCCGTGGCGCCGTCGCCTGATACGACAGAACCGGGCACGACCGAACCGGGCACGCCCGGCTCCGGCACGACCGAGCCGGAGTCCGCGGGCTTCCGCGTCTCGCTCGGCGAGTTCGAGGGCCCGTTCGACCTGCTCCTGTCGCTGATCACGAAGCACGAGCTCGACATCACCGAGATCTCGTTGAGCCGGGTGACCGACGAGTTCATCGCCTACCTGCGCGCGCTCGATACGGAGGAGAGCCTGGACGAGGCCAGCGAGTTCCTCCTCGTGGCCGCGACCCTGCTCGACCTCAAGGTGGCCGGACTGCTGCCGCAGGGCGAGCTGGTGGATGCGGAGGATGTCGCACTGCTGGAGGCCCGCGACCTCCTGTTCGCCCGGCTGCTGCAGTATCGGGCCTTCAAGGAGGCGTCGTCGTGGTTCGCGGAGCGGCTCGAAGCGGAGGGCGCACGGCACGCGCGGCTCGTGCGGCTGGAGGACAAGTTCCGCCAGCGCACGCCGGAGCTGGTGTGGACGCTGAGCCTCGACGACTTCGCGGCGCTGGCCACTCTCGCGATGACCCCGCGCGAGGTGCCCGTCGTCGGGCTCGACCACCTGCACGCGCCGCTGGTCAGCATCCGGGAGCAGGCGGCGATCGTGGTCGGGATGCTGCGTCACGGCGAGCCGATGAGCTTCCGCCAGCTGGTAGCCGGCGCCGAGCAGAAGGGCGTCGTCGTCGCGCGGTTCCTCGCCGTGCTGGAGCTGTACCGCCGCGCCGCGCTCGCGTTCGAGCAACTGGAGCCGCTCGGCGAGCTGACGCTGCGGTGGACGGCGGAGCACTGGTCCGAGGAGAACCTGTCGAATCTGGGAGCCGACTATGACGGTTGAGAACACGGCCGAGATCGCGGAGGGCACGGAGGTGACGGACACCACCGAGGTGCCCGCGCCCGTCGACGACGCGCAGATCGAACGCGCGCTGGAGGCCATCCTCATGGTGGCGGACGAGCCGATGAGCGTCGTCACGCTCGCCACCGCGGTCGGAGCGCCGGTCAAGCGCGTGCGCGCCGCCATCGCGGCGCTGGTCGCCGACTTCGACGGCGAGGCGGGAGGCGTCCGGCGCGGCTTCGAGCTGCGCGAGGTGGGTGGCGGCTGGCGCATCTACGTGCGCGAGGAGTACGACGCGGTCGTCTCCGGGTACGTGCTGCAGCAGAATCCGACCAAGCTGTCCCAGGCGGCGCTCGAGACGCTGGCCGTGATCGCGTACAAGCAGCCGATCAGCCGCGGCGCGATCGCGTCCATCCGTGCCGTCAACGTGGATTCGGTGGTGCGCACGCTGCTCGGCCGTGGCCTCATCACCGAGCTCTTCACCGACAGCGAGACCGGCGCCATCAACTATGGAACGACCGACCTGCTGCTCAGCCAGCTGGGCATCAACTCGGTCGACGAGCTGCCGAAGATCTCCCCGCTCCTGGCGGACGGCGCAGACGGGTTCGAGGGCGATGTCCGCTGAGGGCACGGGGCAGGGCGAGCGCCTGCAGAAGGTGATGGCGGCCGCCGGCGTCGCGTCGCGCCGCGTCTCCGAGGAGATGATCGTCGCCGGGCGGGTGACCGTGAACGGCACGGTCGTGCAGGAGCTCGGGACGCGCGTCGACCCGCTCACGGACAAGGTCGCCGTCGACGGCACCGCCGTGCAGCTCGACACCACCCGCCGCTACGTCATGCTCAACAAGCCGGTCGGCGTCGTGAGCTCGATGCGCGACGAGCAGGGGCGTCCGGACCTCTCGCGCTTCACCGCCGGGTACCCGGAGCGCCTGTTCAACGTCGGGCGATTGGATGCGGAGACCTCGGGCCTGCTCATCCTCACCAACGACGGCGAGCTCGCGCACGTGCTGGCGCACCCCAGCTTCGGCGTCACCAAGACGTACATCGCGCGCGTGCGCGGCGTCGTCACGCCGCAGACCATCGGGCGGCTGACTAAGGGCGTCGAACTCGACGACGGCCCGATCGCGGCCGACCGCGCCAAGCTGCTGCAGGCGAACCCGCGCGGCGACGACTCGCTGGTCGAGATCACGCTGCACTCCGGCCGCAACCGGATCGTGCGGCGGATGCTCGCGGAGGTCGGGCATCCCGTGCTGGAACTCGTACGGCGGCAGTTCGGCCCGCTCCACCTCGGGACGCTGAAGGCGGGCCAGCTGCGCGACCTGACGAAGGCCGAGCTCGGCCAGCTCCTGACCATCTCGCGCCAGGG is drawn from Leifsonia shinshuensis and contains these coding sequences:
- a CDS encoding GNAT family N-acetyltransferase; its protein translation is MPSALETPRLRLRPREGRDAEWNLALLAEHPLGRAPGSLEEERERLDAQRRRFDEQGFGLYTIELQETGEAVGYCGLVVGRASAAQPELAYELLRAHVGGGYATEAASAVVDAAFDAGFPILWATVATWNAPSFGVLRKLGFTATRRAGGDARSVYVWLRRRAPRRTHRALPSD
- the xerD gene encoding site-specific tyrosine recombinase XerD; the protein is MTVAADVDGFLRHVAIERGLSANTVAAYRRDLAVYAAWLDQEGIGDVRQVTPATLSAFAVHLGTREESPLTASSLARMLSTVRGFHRFLLDEGRVEVDASRDLRPPKLPSRLPKAISVEQVSALLAATDGDDVAALRDKALLELMYATGARVSEAVNLNVDDVIDSDIVRLTGKGSKQRIVPLGSYAQEAVSAYLVRARPVLSAKGKATPALFLGMRGARLSRQNVWLIIRAAAERAKLDVEISPHTLRHSFATHLLAGGADVRVVQELLGHSSVATTQIYTLVTADTLRDVYATSHPRAR
- a CDS encoding ParA family protein; this translates as MTRNDEVETQLPGMDAASIAVKPGPTGRPQRAFPVPAPLAQHGPAKIIALCNQKGGVGKTTTSINLGASLAEYGRRVLAVDFDPQGALSAGLGARTHDATTIYDLLLNRHADVQEAIQSTSTPGLDIIPANIDLSAAEVHLVNEVAREQILAGVLRKVANDYDVILVDCQPSLGILTVNALTASHGVLIPLECEYFALRGVALLIETIDKVRERLNPAIELDGILATMYDSRTLHSREVLERVVDAFGDRVLETVISRTVKFPDASVAATPITQFAPEHQAAEAYRQLARELVFRGAVA
- a CDS encoding NUDIX hydrolase gives rise to the protein MADAPGADLNDQPFRPEIVRSETAFEGKIWNVRRDVFRYNGEEITREYVDHTGAVGILAMGDDGQVLLIRQYRHPVRHRDWEIPAGLLDQHAEDPLTAAQRELSEEADLEADEWNVLADVFTSPGGNDEAIRIYLARGIRSTGSAFAREAEEADIEVRWVPLDEAVEAVLQRRVHNAPLIIALLAARTAREQDWSTLGAATEPWPSHPKLSR
- a CDS encoding CTP synthase, whose protein sequence is MVDYSDAGPSNGKSSTNGTTKHIFVTGGVVSSLGKGLTAASLGNLLTARGLRVVMQKLDPYLNVDPGTMNPFQHGEVFVTDDGAETDLDIGHYERFLDINLGQSANVTTGQIYSNVIAKERRGEYLGDTVQVIPHITDEIKRRMRLQAQPGPDGEPAPDVIITEIGGTVGDIESQPFIESARQVRHELGRKNCFFVHVSLVPFMNASGEQKTKPTQHSVAALRSIGIQPDALVLRSDRPVSEGNKRKIALMCDVDEQAVVNAVDVPSIYDIPTMLHEQGLDAYIIDQLGLDKANDVDWDGWARLLESVHDPKHEVTIGLVGKYIDLPDAYLSVTEALRAGGFAHRTKVKLKWIPSDECQTPEGAAAQLSDVDAICVPGGFGVRGIEGKVGALRFARENGIPALGLCLGLQCMVIEYARHEAGLAGASSSEFDPETEFPVIATMAEQVDIIAGGDLGGTMRLGLYPATLAEGSLVAELYGADEASERHRHRYEVNNNYREQIADAGLWFSGTSPDGHLVEYVELPRDVHPFYVGTQAHPELRSRPNRAHPLFAGLVGAALDRQKASLLFEVAEADAEMVAEA
- a CDS encoding ScpA family protein, which produces MAPSPDTTEPGTTEPGTPGSGTTEPESAGFRVSLGEFEGPFDLLLSLITKHELDITEISLSRVTDEFIAYLRALDTEESLDEASEFLLVAATLLDLKVAGLLPQGELVDAEDVALLEARDLLFARLLQYRAFKEASSWFAERLEAEGARHARLVRLEDKFRQRTPELVWTLSLDDFAALATLAMTPREVPVVGLDHLHAPLVSIREQAAIVVGMLRHGEPMSFRQLVAGAEQKGVVVARFLAVLELYRRAALAFEQLEPLGELTLRWTAEHWSEENLSNLGADYDG
- a CDS encoding pseudouridine synthase, with the protein product MSAEGTGQGERLQKVMAAAGVASRRVSEEMIVAGRVTVNGTVVQELGTRVDPLTDKVAVDGTAVQLDTTRRYVMLNKPVGVVSSMRDEQGRPDLSRFTAGYPERLFNVGRLDAETSGLLILTNDGELAHVLAHPSFGVTKTYIARVRGVVTPQTIGRLTKGVELDDGPIAADRAKLLQANPRGDDSLVEITLHSGRNRIVRRMLAEVGHPVLELVRRQFGPLHLGTLKAGQLRDLTKAELGQLLTISRQG
- the recN gene encoding DNA repair protein RecN, with product MTDARGGIEEISIKDLGVIADASLPLGSGFTAITGETGAGKTMVVSALGLLLGERADSGAVRLGSPQAWVEGRWRVPSSGDVVERVRDAGGDVDAIDAAEAELVLSRSVSAEGRSRAVVGGRSAPVAVLTELGEQLVVVHGQSDQIRLRSAVAQRAALDRFAGPAFAEALAAYEQVWNRWRDNRAELDELIADQDRRAREADDLRAAMAEIESVAPQPGEDDELADRAERLTNLEELRLAASAARELLSAEESEGMDALGLLDNARRQLERVAPHDSALQPLAESVAEANYLISDIAAQLSTYLAALDADGAQELDVVQARRSELAGLVRRYGPTLDDVIRTLETGSLRLLELDGDADRIGELTREVEDDAALVAELAADLSAQRTAAAVRLSEAVSDELSALAMPDARIVVEVSQRDPEDLGTYSATGRDQVAILLQPHPGAEPRALGKGASGGELSRVMLAIEVVIAGSDPVPTFIFDEVDAGVGGASAIEIGRRLARLAESAQVIVVTHLAQVAAFANNHLTVVKGSDGAVTASSVRRLDGDERIAEMARLLSGLPDSESGLAHARELVEMASAARR
- the scpB gene encoding SMC-Scp complex subunit ScpB, which gives rise to MTVENTAEIAEGTEVTDTTEVPAPVDDAQIERALEAILMVADEPMSVVTLATAVGAPVKRVRAAIAALVADFDGEAGGVRRGFELREVGGGWRIYVREEYDAVVSGYVLQQNPTKLSQAALETLAVIAYKQPISRGAIASIRAVNVDSVVRTLLGRGLITELFTDSETGAINYGTTDLLLSQLGINSVDELPKISPLLADGADGFEGDVR